In Edaphobacter aggregans, the sequence GACGTCTTAGTATCTGTCAAGAAGAGAGGTCTACGCGCTCTCAGGGATGGTTATTGTTTGTAAACGAGCGCTGGGCCGCTTACGCGCTTTCCATGGAGGTCGATATTTACTTCTACACGGTCGGCTATCTTGATGAAGGGGATGCCGCTGTTCATGCCGTAGTCCTTGCGGTCGAAGGCCATCGTTCCCGTGATAGCGCCTGAGCCAGTTCCCTTGCCGGAGACGGTCAGGGTCAGGGTCTCGGGTTTAGAGACTCCGCGAATCGTAAAGGTACCCTGAACGTCAAAGGTGTCCGGGCCGGTCTGAACAACCTTTGTTGAGTGGAAGGTGATGAGGGGGTCATGTTCGACGTCGAAAAAGTCCTTGCTCTTCAGCTTGCCGTCCTTCATGCCGCTTCCGGTATTGACGGAGGCCGCCTGAATCTTGACGTCCAAGACGCCTGTTGTGACATCGGGTGAGGTGAAGGTGAGCGTGGCGGCCCACTTTTCGAAGGTGCCGGTCAGGTCGACCGAGGCCTTGACGTGGAACTTGATCGAGCTATCTTCCGGCGTAATTGTGAAGACAGGAGCCTGTGCCCGGCTCAATGGTGGCAGCACTGTGGATGCCACGAGGCAAAGAATGGCTAATCGCATGCCGCCGAGTGTCGGCTTTTCCGGCGTTGCTGTCAATTTCAGGATTATGGAAGGACAGGACGAGGTCTGACGGGGCGTCCCGATAGGCGTGGGGGAGTTAAGTTGAACAATCTAAACCGGGGGCAGCGATCTTCAATGCAGGTTCGAGAAATAGGCAGAATTTGTGACGAAGCTGTGGGATGATGATGCTGCAGTGAGGGTTAAGCACGATGGCTGTTAGGTTGAAAGATATTGCACGGGATCTTGGGGTCTCGGTGGTGACCGTCTCGAAGGTGCTACGGGGGAATGCCGATATTGGCGAGGCGACTCGGCGGCGCGTTCTGAAGAGGATGAAGGAGCTGAATTATCAGCCGAATATGATGGCTCGCGGGCTGGCTAGCGGGCGGACGTATACGGTGGGGTTGGTGGTGCCGGACCTGGTGCATCCGTTCTTTGCTGAGTTTGCGAAGTCGCTGGGCGGGGTACTGCGGACGAGTAAGCGGGCGCTGATTCTGGCTTCGTCGGAGGAAGACCCGGAGGTGGAGCGGCAGGAGATTCGTACGCTGCTGAGCCGGGGTGTGGATGTTCTGCTGATTGCATCGTGCCAGGCGAATCTGCGGAATTTTTATGAGCTGGGGGATGACCGGACTCCTTACCTGTTGTTCGATCGAGATTTTCCGCATCTGGCGGCGCACTTTGTGGGCTCGGACAATGTGCAGGTGGGTGAGATGGCGACGAAGCACCTGATCGAGATTGGGCGGACGCGGATTGCGCATATCGGCGGCAAGAATACGAGTCCAGCGTTCGATCGGTTGCGTGGGTATAAGAATGTTCTGGCGGAGAGTGGGCTTTCGGCGCCGGAGGACTATGTCGTGGTTCGAGAGCGTGTGGAAGAGGCGGGCGATGCGCTGGGGTTCGAGGCGATGCAGGAGCTGCTGAAGCTAAAGCCGCGGCCGGATGCGGTGTTCTGCTACAACGACCTGACGGCGCTGGGAGCGATGGACGCGACGTTGAAGGCTGGGCTGCGGGTTCCGGAGGATATTGCGTTTATCGGATGCGGGAATCTGCGGTATGCGAATTATCTGCGGGTTCCGCTGAGCTCGATCGACCATGGAACGGCGGAGCTGGGGCGGATTGCGGGGGAGTTTGCGCTGGAGCTATCGGCTAAGCCGGAGCAGGAGCCGAAGAGTATTCTTGTGCCGCCTACGCTGGTGGCGAGGGAGTCCACGGTGGGGGTTTCGGGTGGTAAGTGACGGTAATGAATAAGCGATTTTTGAGTATCCTCGTCCTTCTTGCGGGGGTTGCTCCAGTGTTTGCGCAACAGGGACCGTACCCGTTTAAAGATCCTGCTCTGCCAGCGGAGAAGAGGATCGATAATCTTCTTTCGTTGATGACGTTCGATGAGAAGATCGATTGTCTGGGGACGCGAACGGGTGTGCCTCGTCTTGGGGTTCCGAACTTTGGTAGTTCGGAGGGGATTCATGGGGTCGTTCAGCGAGAGAGCAGGCCCGGGCGTCCCATGATTACGACGACGCAATTTCCGCAACCTCCTGGTATGGGTGAGTCGTGGGACCCGGAGCTAGTGCGTGAGGCTGGTGGTGTGCAAGGGTACGAAGCGCGATTCATCACGCAGACGGAAAAGTACAACCGACAGATCCTGATGCTGTGGGGGCCGCAGGCGGATCTTGCGCGGGATCCGCGGTGGGGCAGGAGCGAAGAGGTCTATGGTGAGGATCCGTTCTTCAATGGAACGATGGTCGTTGCTTTTACAAAGGGGCTGCAAGGGGATGATCCGAAGTATTGGCAGTCGGCGGCGCTGCTGAAGCACTTTTTGGCGAACAGTAATGAGAACTTCCGGACTAGTTCGTCGTCGGACTTCGATCAGCGACTTTTTTGGGAGTACTACTCGGTTCCGTTTCGCATGGGCTTTCTGGAGGGCGGTGCGAAAGGTGTGATGGCGTCGTACAACGCCTGGAATGGGACTCCGATGGCTATCAATCCCATTCTCAAGAGCATTGTTCAGAAGGAGTGGGGCGTCGATGTGCTCTCGAGCGACGGCGGTGCGGTGAAGTTGCTGGTTACTTCGCATAAGCGTTTTGCGAATCAGCAACAAGCCGTGGTGGCTTGTTTGAAGGCTGGCATTAATCAGTTTCTCGATACGTATAAGGATGAGACGAAGGCGGCGGTGAAGGATGGATTGGTGTCCGAGCGAGAGATTGATGATCTGCTGCGGCCCAAGTTCAGAGTAACGATTCGGCTGGGATTGCTTGATCCGCCGGAGATGGTTCCTTACGCGAAGATCAAGGATGAGCCTGAGCCCTGGAACACGGAGAAGGACAAGGCGGTTTCGGAGAAGATGGCGCTTGAGTCGGTTGTGTTGCTCAAGAACGCTAATTCGTTTTTGCCGTTGAAGAAGGATTCGATTAAGTCGATTGCGGTTATCGGGCCGCTTGCTGATTCGATTCACTGGGACTGGTATGGCGGTACGCCTCCGCATGCGATTACTCCGCTGCAGGGAATCAAGGATGAAGTGGGGCCGGGGGTTACGGTGAAGTATGCCGCCGATGAGATCGGCAATGCTGCGGTGAATGCGGCGAAGACGTCCGATGTGGCAGTTGTTGTGGTGGGCAATGATCCGACGTGTGGTCCGGATATGCCGCATGATTGGTATAACTCTGCCGATGGCGGTGGAACGCTGCCGTGCACTGTGCCCAGCGATGGACGTGAAGGGCGTGATCGCGAGAGTATCACTTTGGCGCAGGAACAGCTGGTCAAGCAGGTGTACGCCGTCAATCCGAAGACCGTGGTGATCCTGGTCTCGAGCTTTCCGTTTGCGATTAATTGGTCGCAGGCTAATGTTCCGGCGATTTTGCATATGGCGCACTCTTCGCAGGACGAGGGGACGGCGCTGGCTAAGGTTCTCTTTGGCGGTTACAACCCCGGTGGGCGATTAGTGACGACTTGGCCGAAGTCGGTGGAGCAATTGCCGCCGATGATGGACTACGACGTTCGCCATGGCCGTACGTATATGTACTTCAAGGGTGATCCGCTTTATCCATTTGGTTATGGCTTGAGTTATACGACCTTCGGTTACTCGAATTTGAAGACGAGTTCCAAAGAGTTGGCGAGTGACGGAAGCGTTACGGTCAGCGTAGATGTGACGAACACAGGTAGCCAGACGGGCGATGAAGTGGTGCAGCTTTATGTGAAGCATCCGAAGTCGAAGGTCGAGCGGCCGGGTGAAGAGCTCAAGGGTTTCCAGCGCGTTACGTTGAAACCGAACGAGACGAAGACGGTGCAGATTCCGCTGAAAGCGTCGACGCTCGCTTACTGGGACGAGAAGCAGGGACGATTCAAGGTCGAAGCGGAACCGGTAAGCGTGATGGTCGGAAGCTCTTCGAAGGACATCAAGCTGACCACGGAAGTCCGTGTTCCATAGTCCCACAGATGTGTTCTGACGGAATTATTTGACTCTTTTGCTTGGGTGCTACTCCGCGGATTTGCAGCGTGGCGAATTCAGCTGGAATCGTCTATGCTTCGGCAATGGAACCGATCATCAAGGCTGCAATTCCAATTCTGCCCGCTGCTGATACGACGGAATCTCTGAGTTGGTGGACTGACATCTGCGGGTTCAAGGAAACGTTTCGCGATGCTACGCCGCCGAACTATGCAGGAATCAATCGCGGCGACGCTTACCTGCACATTGCCGGCATGAGCGATAAGGTGCTCGCACGAACGGTCGGCGACCAGACCATGGTGAGGATCGCTGTAAAGGGCGTTGAGGCCATGTACGAGGAATTTCAGAGTCGTGGCGGCACGGTGCATCCCAATGGACCGTTGCAGACGAAGCCCTGGGGGACCAAGGAGTTTGCCGCGATCGACCCCAATGGGGTGTGCGTGACGTTCATGGAGTAGGCGTTTTGAGCCTCGGCATGGCTATTGCCGATCTACTTGACTCCTTTAGCTGGGTCCCAGACGCCCTGGAGCTTGCGTACGTAGATGATCTGGCCGGTGTGGTAGGCGTTGTGAGTACCGATGCGGGCTATGGTGGGGGCCCAGAGCTCAAGCTTCTTGTCGTCAGCGGCTTCGATTGCCTTCTCCCATTCGGTGAGGACTTTGTCGAGCTGCTGGACGGTGGTGGCCCATTGGGCGGCGTCGAAGTTGTTGAAGGTCTCGTCGTTGTTACCGCTGAATTTAGGCGGCTTCTCGCCTTTGAAGCGGGTCAGCGCTTCGGTGTTCCAGAAGAGGAGATGATTGGCGAGCTGGCCTACGGAGTGGTTACCGGGGCCGGGGGTCCATTTGGCCTGATCGGCGGTGAGGCCCTGGACGGCGATGTTGACGGGGACGAACCAGTCTTCCTTGTCGTGGGTGGTGTGTAGTTGATCGAGGAGGATGCTTCGGAGGGTGGGTGGGGTCTTGGGGGGTGGCGGGTCTTGCGCGTAGACCTGCATGGTGAGCGAGAGCAGAAAGGCGAGGGCGATTGGCTTCATGTTGGCGTCTCCTGGCGATCTGGCGGGGTCTGGCAGAAAGTGTATGCGAGGACGGGCTTTTTGCCGGGCGGGAGGTATTTTGAGGGGCGCAATTGTGACGAACGGCTGGGACAGGCTGCTTTTTCCTTGAGCAGAGACGCTAGCTTACTGAATACATTGGTCTTTTTAGCGCTCGGAGGTTGCGAATGTCGCCGGCGAGTGAAGAATTTGCTTGCCATGGGAGATTCGCAGATCCTATATTAGTTCAACGTTAGCGGTAACGTTAAACTTGCAGAGCGTTTCTCCGGAGGGAGATCACATGGCGACCATACCTGTTTCGAGCAATGCTCCACTGAAAGATCTTGATGAGTGGGATGACTTTTTAACCGGGCGCTACCAGGAAGGCAAGAGCGAGAGTGAGTTCCGTCAGTATGACGAGAAGGCGACGCCGGGCGTCGCGGAGTTCTATCGGCTGAATCACCAGTTCCAGACGTTCGACTATGTGATGGCGAAGGAGAAGGAGTACTTCGGGCTGAACAAAGGCGAGAAGAGCATCTGGGAAGCGGCGGAGTTTTTGAACACGCTGGTGGACGACAGCGATCCTGATACAGACCTGACACAGATTGAGCATCTGCTGCAGACTTCGGAGGCGATCCGGAAGGATGGACATCCGCGTTGGTTTGTATTGACGGGATTCATTCATGATCTTGGCAAGGTGCTTTGCCTTTGGGGCGAGCCACAGTGGGGCGTGGTGGGCGATACGTTTCCTGTGGGCTGCGCTTACTCGAAGGACATTGTGTTTCCGGAGTACTTTGCGGCGAACCCGGATATTAAGAATCCGCTGTATCAGACGAAGTATGGCGTGTATGAGCCGAACTGCGGGCTCGACAAGGTGCATATGTCGTTTGGGCATGACGGCTACATCGGCGAGGTGATGAAGAAGTACATGCCGGAGGAGTCACTGTACATGCTGCGGTATCACTCGTTTTATTCGGCGCATCGGCATGGAGCTTACAGGCACTTGATGAATGATCATGACGTCGAGATGCTGGAGTGGGTGAATAAGTTCAATGTGTATGACCTGTACTCGAAGGGGCATACGAAGCCGAATGTGAAAGAGCTGAAGCCTTACTACGACGATCTGTTCGCGGAGTTTTTCCCGGAGAAGATTGCCTGGTAGGTGGCGTATAGCGAAGGATCATGGCCCTGGGTGCGGTTTTTCGGCTCAGGGCTTTGCTTTGCGACGATTTGTTATTGAAGAGGCATGATGTCGGAACGATTGGTGCGGGATACGGCGAGTCAGATGGGCCGCCACATTTCTATTCGACCCGGGAGTAGCTCGATGCGTGAGGTTAGCTATGGGCGGATACGGCTGGGCGGTGCGCAGAAGGAAGTGAGCTTTGCAAATGAAGGGCAGGAGACGGGACTGATCTGTGTGCAGGGTGAGGGCGTGGTGCTGGCTGGCGGTGAGCGCTTTGTGATGACTCCACAGGATGCGCTGTATGTGCCGAAGGGGACTTTGATTACAGTGCAGACGGATGGGGAGGTGGATCTGGTGGAGTGCTCGGCTCCTGTAGATGGGGAGTATCCATTGCAGTTTGTCTCAGTGGAGGATGTGCGGGCGGATGAGAAGCTGCACTTCGTTGCTGGCTCGGCGGGTGCGCATCGCGAGATCAATATTTTGCTGGGGAGCAATATTCAAGCGGGGAGGTTGGTGGCTGGGGTGACGCGGTCGCTGCCAGGGAACTGGACGAGCTGGCCTCCGCATGAGCATGCAGCGATGCTGGAGGAGATTTACGTGTACATCGATATGCCGGCGCCGAGCTTTGGGCTGCAATTGGTGTATACCGGCGAGATCAGTCCGGCTGAGGTGGAGGTAGTGCGCGAAGGCGATGCAGTTCTTTTACCGGAGGGTTATCACCCGAACGTTGCGATTCCAGGAGGGACGCTGAATTTCGTGTGGATCATGGCTGCGCATCGCGAGGTGGTGGACCGGAAGTGGGGAGTGGTTCAGGTGGATCGGCGATACGCTTCGTGATCGATTTCTAGCTAAAGTTACCGCTTAATTTACCTGTGGTTTACATGAGGACTGCAAAATAACACCCACGCAGACATTCTTCCTGAGCAACATCACAGGAGATGTTCTGCGCGATGATTTCCGTTTGCGCTACATGTACTATAAATAGGATGTAAATACTTATTTTTCATGTATTTATGAATGCACTAGCTGTGTTTACGTTAGCGGTACCGTAATGGATTTTGCTTGACAGTGCTTCGTGGCGTGGGTAAGGTTTCGCCGTCCGCAGAAATTACTAATCGTACGACGCTAATTCTCTTGCGGGAACTAGCGCCGTTTGGGTGCAGTAATCAACCATCTGGCAACAAGGATCACGACAACAAGAATCACAGAGGCAATTATGCGAACTATTCCGAAAAGAATGTTGAAGGTGGAAGGCCATTTTGGAGCATCGGCATGGCTGAGTCTGGCGTTGACGCTGCTACTGCTGTTTCCGGCGTTGAGCGCCTATGGACAGTTTGAGTCGGCATCCGTGCTTGGGTATGCGAAGGATTCGTCGGGTGCGGCGATTCCGGGCGCTACGATCACGCTGACCAATATTGCGACCAGCATCTCGCAGACGACGAAGGCCGATGGCGAGGGGCGGTATGAGTTTCCGAGTGTGCCAATCGGCGAGTACAAGGTCGTCGCAGAGGCTTCAGGTTTTGAAAAAGTGCAGACGCAGAACTTCACAGTAACGACGAATGCGCGGCAACGCGTGGATGTTGCGATGAAGACGGGATCCGTTTCGGAGACAGTAACGGTGACGGCTGCCGCGGCTGTGCTGGAGACGGAGACGAGCTCTCGCGGTCAGGTAGTTGGTATGCGAGAGATTCAGAATCTTCCGCTGAATGGCCGGTCTTACGCCGACCTGGCGTTGCTGGCTCCGGGCGTGCGCAAATCCTTTTTGCAGAATCAAAGCACGACGAGTCGTGAGGCGTCTTTCAACGTCAATGGCCAGCGCAGCGCCTTCAATAACTTCCTGTTGGATGGTTTGGATAACAATTCTTATGGAACGTCGAACCAGGGTTTTGCCAATGAGAATATTCCGCCATCGCCGGATGCAGTTTCAGAGTTTCGGCTGGAGACGAACAACTACAGCGCGGAGTATGGCCGCGCATCGGGTGCGGTGATCAATGCCAGCATTCGGCGCGGCGGCAATCAGTTCCATGGGGGTGCGTGGGACTACAACCGGAACACAGTATTCAATGCCATCGGGCCGTTCCCACCTACTTCGGGTCAGAAGCCAGCGTTCATCCGCAATCAGTTCGGTGGAACGTTCGGCGGGCCGATCTGGCGTGACCATACGTTCTTCTTTGCGGACTATGAGGGCACGAGGCAGATCGCACTGTCGTTTGGAACTGCAACTTTGCCGACAGCGGAACAGCGTGCGGGAACGTTCCTGCTGCATGCTGCCAATGGGACAACAACGCCGATTCCGCTGCAAAATCCCATCACCGGAAAGATTTACGCTAACGGCATTATTCCGGCGAGCGATCAGACTCCGTTCGCCAGGGCTGTTATGGCTGCTTTGCCAGGTACAACGAATGGGGCTGCACTCAATACTTCGGCTGCCTATGCGAACAACTTCTCGGCGTTTCCGCGCGGCACGATCAATGATGATAAGGGTGACATCCGTATCGATCACACCTTCAGTCAGAAGCTGAGCGTTTTTGGTGTGTACAGCCAACACCAGACGACCATCTTCGATCCGCCTACATTTGGCGGTCCGGCCGGTGGCAACGCCAATTCCAATGTGCATATCTACAACCGGCAAATTGCGTTTGGTACGACATACGTCATTACACCGTCGTCGCTGTTGGATTTCCGCATGGGTATCGGTCATAACGAGGGCGGCAAATCGCCTTATGGCGTCGGTCAGCCAAGCCTGCTCACGCAAAATGGCATCACGAACGGCATTCCGACGGATCCGCTTATTGTCCGCAGCCTGAACGCACAGAGCGTTTCGGGTTTCGCGCAATTCGGAGCTCAGCCGGCCAGCCCGCAGTTCCAGAATCCTTCGGTCATCAATCCCAAGGCAAACTACACCTTGGTTCATGGAATCCACTCGATGAAGGTCGGCTATGAGTATCAGGCGATCAACACGCAGATCAACGATTACAACCCGAGCTACGGTCAGGACAATTACGGCGGGGCCTATTCCACTGTTCCAAACTGCACTACTCCTCCGGCCGCACCTGTAACACCATGCGCAACTAATCCGACCGATGCGTTTTCGCAACTCTCGCAGGCTCGTAATCTGGCGGACTTTCTTTTTGGGAATCGCAACTCGTATTCGTTGACGAATTTCTTTATCGCCTCGGTGCGTCAGAGGATGAACTTCATGTACTTCCAGGACGACATCAAGGTGAGGTCAAACCTGACGGTCAACGCCGGCCTGCGCTATGAGCTGGCAACGCCGCAGTATGAGGCGAACAACAAGCTTGCCAACTTTGATCCTTCTACGAAGACGCTGATTCAGGCTAAGGATGGTTCAATCTACGACAGAGCTTTGGTAAACATGGCATTGAACAATTTTGCGCCACGCTTTGGCTTTGCTTATAGCGTGACGCCGAATACGGTTATTCGTTCCGGCTATGGCATCAGCTATACCCAGTACAACCGCGCCGGTGGAGAAAATAATCTGACCTACAACGGGCCTAATGTTGTGAATGCAACTATCAACAACGCATCGCCATCGCCCGCAAGCCTTTGCCTCAACGACACGCAGGACCAGACAAAATGCTTCCGTCAGACACAGCAGGGTTACTCGGTGACGCTGACGGCTCCGTCGGCATTCAATCCGGCACTTGTGACGTCGCGCTATATACCGAAGGACACGAGGACCGGTTACGTGCAGAGCTACCACTTGTCTGTGCAGCAGCAGTTGCGGGGCGGGCTCGTTATGGATTTCGCGTATGTGGGCAATACTGGCCGGCATCTGCAGATTCTTGCCGACTATAACCAGGCGAATCCTTGCACCGCGGCGCTGGCTTCTCAGTGCCCTGGTTCCACGCTGGCAGCACGCCGTCCCATACCTACCTTTGGCGATATCGAAATTGCTTACGGTGGTGGACCCTCCAACTACAACTCATTGCAGTTCAAGGTTGAAAAGCGCTACGGGAATGGTTTGTATCTGCTCAACTCGTTCACGTACGGTCGCGCTTTTGACTTGTCGTCGGGGCATCTTGAGACGAGCAACGGTGATAATTCTCGCGTGAATTTTGCTAACCCTGCGGGTGACTATGGCCGGTCGGGCTATGATCAGCCGCTCAACAACACCACTTCGATTATTTACGACCTGCCTTATGGAAAGGGACGTCGCTTTGGAAGCAGCGCTCCATATCTTATGAACGCGCTTCTTGGTGGATGGCAGCTGACCGTTATCAATAATATGAACAGCGGTCTGCCGGTAAACCTCAACTACACGAACAGCACGTCGAACGGGACGAATGTCACGGATCTGTATACGTACAGGCCCAACGTGACGGGTAATCCCGTGGCTCCTGCTGCGAATCGAGTGAAGACGGCGACTGCACTGACTGGTTGGCTGCTGAAGTCGACTGGTGCAGGGGTTCCCGGCGTCTCTGTTCCGACTGGCGGCAGTCCATTCGGCAATGCACAGCGGAACATGGTTGTCTCTCCGGCGTTCTACCAGACGGATCTAGGCTTGCATAAGGCGTTTCCGCTATGGAGAGAGGGATCGACCTTTGACTTCCGTTGTGAGGCGTTCAATATCCTCAACAAGGTCAACTACCAGGCACCAGACGGCAATATCAGCAACTCAACCTTCGGGGCTATCAGCTCTGCTTACCCTGCACGACAGCTTCAGCTTGCAGCCAAGGTGTTCTTCTAAAGCAGGCTATTCAATAAACTGAAAGACCTGCGGCGCCGATTCCACTGCGAACGGCGCCGCAGCAACAAGCGGAACGCAGTTTCGTTGAAGGATGGGATACGGTTTTGAAGATTGATCGGCGTACATTTGCTCTTAGCGGGGCGGCAGCCCTGGGAACACTTTGGACTCCTCGCATATGGAGTGAGGTGGCACAGACTGCATCTCCTACCCGCTTTCACTTCGCGGTGGTGAGCGATACACATATCATCGACGACTACTACCAAAAAGGTACTGAGAATGGTGTCGAGGATAATGAGAGCATCCTTCGCACGACGGAACGCCTGGTTTCTGCGAGGACGTTGATCAACTCGCTGCGGCCTAAGATCGAGAAGGTTTTTGTTCCGGGTGACTGCTTCCACAATTACCCGTCGGCTGACTACGATTTTTATTTCAAGAACCGCACGCGGATTGATATTGCGAAGGAGCTGTTTGATGGCTTCGAGATGCCGGTGCATCTTGGATTCGGCAACCATGACTATGATGTTCCTCGTGTGTCGCGCGAGATGTCGCATAGATTGTTTGCCGAGAAGTTGAAGGCTAAGCCATACTCGTCGGTTGACTACAAGGGATTTCGGTTTGTGCATCTGAACAACTTTATGGGTGCGACGTGGGATAAGAGTTCCGATCAGTTCAATAAAGGGTTGGGTTCGCTGGGTGTGGAGCAATTGAACTGGTTTGAAGGACAATTGCAAGATCGAAAGCCCACGGTAGTTTTCATTCACTATCCGCTTTGGATTGTGGTGCCGACCGAGGTGAAGGATTACGGCTTGCATCCGTTGCTCTACAAATACCGGGATAGTATTCAGCTTGTGGCTGCCGGGCACTGGCATAAGTGGGTGGATTTTGCGCATACTTATGGGCCGCAGCATTATGTGACTGCGGCTACGCGATACGATCCCAATGCGTATATGTTGTTTGAGGCGGATAGTAAGAAGCAGACGCTTCGGTGGATGAATGAGGATCTGGTGCAATGGTCGACGCATTATGCCAAGCCTTACAAAGGCTAATACTAGAAATCAGATAAGAGAGGCTGCAACCTTTTTATGAATAGAGACAATGTGGTGCGGATTTTTTGGGCGGCAGCTTTGCTTGTATCGGGTGGGCTGGTTTGGGCGCAGACGACAACGACTGCTGAACAGGACAAGATTGTGCGCATCAATCAGATTCAGGTGATTGGGTCGCACAATAGCTACCATGCTGGGTTTGCTCCGAGTGAGCGAAAGTACATGGAAGCGAAGAGTCCTAAGGGATTGCGGAGTCTTGACTATCATCATGCTCCGCTGGCGGATCAGCTTTCGGGTGGGGTGCGGCAGATCGAGATCGATATCTTTGCCGATAGCAAGGGCGGACGATTTGCTCATCCAGCCATCGTGCGGCAAGTGGCGGCGGCGGGATTGCCAGCTGATCCGGACTTTGATCCTCAGCACGAGATGGACAAGCCGGGGTTCAAGGTAATGCACATGCAGGATCTGGATGAGCGGAGTACGTGCCACACGTTTGTGGCTTGTCTGACGGCTGTGCGGACTTGGTCGAAGCAGCACCCGCGGCATCTGCCGATTTTTATTTTGGTGGAGACGAAGGAAGGCCCTATGCGCGAGTTGCCTAACGCGGTGGAGACGGAGCCGTTTACTTCTGCTGTGTTCGATGCGATGGATGCCGAGATTCGGTCGGTGTTCAGGGCAGACGAGATGATTACTCCGGATGAGGTTCGCGGTAGTGCGGCGACGCTGAATGAGGCTGTAAGAGCGGGTGGATGGCCGACGCTGGAGAAGGCGCGGGGGCGCGTGATCTTTCTGATGGATCAGCAGCATGTGGGGCCGGTTTATCGCGAGGGGCATCCTTCTCTGCGCGGACGCGTCCTGTTTACTAATGCCGAGCCTGGTGCGGCGGACGCGGCGTTCATCGAGCAGAACGATGGATCACGTGAAGCGATCGGTGCGCTGGTGAAGCAAGGGTATCTGGTGCGGACGCGTACGGACGAGGGGACGGAACAGGCTCGTACAAACGACACGACGCGGAGAGACCTTGCCCTCTCAAGTGGAGCTCAGTTGATCAGTACGGATTATCCTTCGTCGGAGCCGTCGCCGTGGACTTCGTATTTTGTTGGGCTGCCCGGTGGAGTGGTGGCTCGGTGCAATCCGGTGAATAAACCTGTTGGTTGCGACGACAGGTTGCTGGAACCTTCGCACTAAATGTATTGCAACTCAGCAGACTACGCGGCGAAGCTTTTCGAGCGAGGCGCGCCATGTCACTTCGTGCCATCGACGATCGCTGTTATCGATAAACCCTGCGTGAGAGAGATGCAGTG encodes:
- a CDS encoding LacI family DNA-binding transcriptional regulator — its product is MAVRLKDIARDLGVSVVTVSKVLRGNADIGEATRRRVLKRMKELNYQPNMMARGLASGRTYTVGLVVPDLVHPFFAEFAKSLGGVLRTSKRALILASSEEDPEVERQEIRTLLSRGVDVLLIASCQANLRNFYELGDDRTPYLLFDRDFPHLAAHFVGSDNVQVGEMATKHLIEIGRTRIAHIGGKNTSPAFDRLRGYKNVLAESGLSAPEDYVVVRERVEEAGDALGFEAMQELLKLKPRPDAVFCYNDLTALGAMDATLKAGLRVPEDIAFIGCGNLRYANYLRVPLSSIDHGTAELGRIAGEFALELSAKPEQEPKSILVPPTLVARESTVGVSGGK
- a CDS encoding 5-deoxy-glucuronate isomerase translates to MSERLVRDTASQMGRHISIRPGSSSMREVSYGRIRLGGAQKEVSFANEGQETGLICVQGEGVVLAGGERFVMTPQDALYVPKGTLITVQTDGEVDLVECSAPVDGEYPLQFVSVEDVRADEKLHFVAGSAGAHREINILLGSNIQAGRLVAGVTRSLPGNWTSWPPHEHAAMLEEIYVYIDMPAPSFGLQLVYTGEISPAEVEVVREGDAVLLPEGYHPNVAIPGGTLNFVWIMAAHREVVDRKWGVVQVDRRYAS
- a CDS encoding bleomycin resistance protein, encoding MANSAGIVYASAMEPIIKAAIPILPAADTTESLSWWTDICGFKETFRDATPPNYAGINRGDAYLHIAGMSDKVLARTVGDQTMVRIAVKGVEAMYEEFQSRGGTVHPNGPLQTKPWGTKEFAAIDPNGVCVTFME
- a CDS encoding DinB family protein, which translates into the protein MKPIALAFLLSLTMQVYAQDPPPPKTPPTLRSILLDQLHTTHDKEDWFVPVNIAVQGLTADQAKWTPGPGNHSVGQLANHLLFWNTEALTRFKGEKPPKFSGNNDETFNNFDAAQWATTVQQLDKVLTEWEKAIEAADDKKLELWAPTIARIGTHNAYHTGQIIYVRKLQGVWDPAKGVK
- a CDS encoding glycoside hydrolase family 3 C-terminal domain-containing protein, with protein sequence MNKRFLSILVLLAGVAPVFAQQGPYPFKDPALPAEKRIDNLLSLMTFDEKIDCLGTRTGVPRLGVPNFGSSEGIHGVVQRESRPGRPMITTTQFPQPPGMGESWDPELVREAGGVQGYEARFITQTEKYNRQILMLWGPQADLARDPRWGRSEEVYGEDPFFNGTMVVAFTKGLQGDDPKYWQSAALLKHFLANSNENFRTSSSSDFDQRLFWEYYSVPFRMGFLEGGAKGVMASYNAWNGTPMAINPILKSIVQKEWGVDVLSSDGGAVKLLVTSHKRFANQQQAVVACLKAGINQFLDTYKDETKAAVKDGLVSEREIDDLLRPKFRVTIRLGLLDPPEMVPYAKIKDEPEPWNTEKDKAVSEKMALESVVLLKNANSFLPLKKDSIKSIAVIGPLADSIHWDWYGGTPPHAITPLQGIKDEVGPGVTVKYAADEIGNAAVNAAKTSDVAVVVVGNDPTCGPDMPHDWYNSADGGGTLPCTVPSDGREGRDRESITLAQEQLVKQVYAVNPKTVVILVSSFPFAINWSQANVPAILHMAHSSQDEGTALAKVLFGGYNPGGRLVTTWPKSVEQLPPMMDYDVRHGRTYMYFKGDPLYPFGYGLSYTTFGYSNLKTSSKELASDGSVTVSVDVTNTGSQTGDEVVQLYVKHPKSKVERPGEELKGFQRVTLKPNETKTVQIPLKASTLAYWDEKQGRFKVEAEPVSVMVGSSSKDIKLTTEVRVP
- a CDS encoding YceI family protein; translation: MRLAILCLVASTVLPPLSRAQAPVFTITPEDSSIKFHVKASVDLTGTFEKWAATLTFTSPDVTTGVLDVKIQAASVNTGSGMKDGKLKSKDFFDVEHDPLITFHSTKVVQTGPDTFDVQGTFTIRGVSKPETLTLTVSGKGTGSGAITGTMAFDRKDYGMNSGIPFIKIADRVEVNIDLHGKRVSGPALVYKQ
- a CDS encoding inositol oxygenase family protein produces the protein MATIPVSSNAPLKDLDEWDDFLTGRYQEGKSESEFRQYDEKATPGVAEFYRLNHQFQTFDYVMAKEKEYFGLNKGEKSIWEAAEFLNTLVDDSDPDTDLTQIEHLLQTSEAIRKDGHPRWFVLTGFIHDLGKVLCLWGEPQWGVVGDTFPVGCAYSKDIVFPEYFAANPDIKNPLYQTKYGVYEPNCGLDKVHMSFGHDGYIGEVMKKYMPEESLYMLRYHSFYSAHRHGAYRHLMNDHDVEMLEWVNKFNVYDLYSKGHTKPNVKELKPYYDDLFAEFFPEKIAW